From the genome of Armatimonadota bacterium:
TGAGGTCCGGGCCGTGGCGCTGAACCCTGATGCCGCCGAGGCCGCCGGCATCAGGATCGCTCGCACGCAGTTCTACATGTTCTTGGCCAGCGGCGCCGTGGCAGGACTGGTGGGGCTGTCCGACGTGCTCGGGTTCTTTGGATACTTCGACATTGACTTCCCAAAGGGACTGGGCTTCCTGGGGATCTCGGTGGCGCTGCTGGCCAGGAATGATCCGTTGGGGGTCGTCCCAGCGGCGCTGCTCTTCGGCTTCCTGGACCGGGGCGCGCAGGGAGTCCAAGTGTTCTCAGGGGTCCCGCGCGAGGTGATCACGATCCTGCAGGCGGTGATCATCCTGGCGATCGTGGTTGGGTACGAGCTGGTGACCCGCTACGTCCGCGCGCAACGCAAGCGCGAGGCCGAGCGCGCGGTAGCCGGGCCGTCCGACGCAACTGTGGGGGAAGGGGGGTAGGCCGTGGAACTGCTGGCCGCCCTCCTGAACGTGGCGCTGCTGGCCTCGGCGGTGCGATTGACGGTGCCCATTCTCCTAACCGCCCTGGGAGCAGTCTACTCCGAGCGTGGCGGCGTCGTGAACATCGGGCTGGAAGGCATCATGATAATGGGCACGTTCTTCGGCGCCTCGGTGACGCACCTGGTCGCCACGATCCTCCCCGTCCATGGGTCCGAGGCCGGCGCCACGCACGCAATCGCGCCCGTGGCCGGCATGCTGGCGGCGATGGCCGCCGGCGTGTTGTTCTCGCTCGTCCACGCCGTCGTGGCTGTGACATTCCGCGTGAACCAGATCATCAGCGGCGTGGTGTTGAACCTGCTGGCGGTTGGACTGGCACGGTTCCTGAACATCCTCTTCTTCGGCGTGGCCACGCAATCCCCCGGCATCAACGGGTTCGAGCCGTGGAGCGTGCCCGTACTGCGCGACGTGCCGGCCCTGGCTCCGCTTGCCACCGGCATCTCGCCGGTAATCCCGTCTGCACTGGTCCTCCTGGGGCTCGGCCACTGGGTGCTGCTGCGCACCGTATTTGGGCTGCGCCTGCGGGCGGTTGGCGAGCACCCGCTGGCGGCGGATACCCTTGGGATCAACGTGACGGTGATGCGCTACGCGGGCGTGCTCATAAGCGGCGCCCTGGCAGGACTGGCCGGCGGGTATCTGTCGATCGAGCAGGGCCGGGGCTACCTGGAAGGGATGACGCAGGGCCGTGGTTTCATCGCGCTGGCCGCGATGATCTTCGGCAACTGGTGGCCGGTGGGCGCCCTGGGGGCCTCGGCGTTGTTTGGGTACTTCGACGCGCTCAGCCTGCGCGTCGTGCACACGCGTATCCCCTACCAGTTCATCACCGTGCTGCCGCACATCGCGACCATCTTTGTGCTGGCCGGCTTCATGCGGAGGGCTGTGCCTCCGGCCGCGGACGGCATCCCGTACACCAAGGAGGAGGCGTAAGGCCGTGATACTGATCCGCCGGTACGGACCCGTGACCCAGATCCGCATGGCGCGGGCCCTGGCCAGGCGGCCCCTCTACTGGACGTGCGCCTATCACGTGGACGGCCTGCTGATTGACACGGGCTGCGTGCATACGGCCGGTGAGCTCGCGGCGGCGCTGGACGGAAGCGGCCTCACGCAACTGGTCAACACGCACCATCACGAGGATCACGTCGGAGGGAACGCGGCGATAGGCGCACGTTTCGGGGTCCAGGCACACATCCATCCACTGGGGATCGAGCGGTTGCGGCACCCGGATGCGCACCTCCCGCTCTATCGGCGGGTGGTGTGGGGGAGGCCGGCCCCATACGATCCCCTTCCGCTGGGAGACAGCGTTGCCACAGACCGGTACTCCTTTCACGTCCTCCATGCGCCCGGACACAGCACCGACCAGGTGGTGCTGTTCGAGGAGCGGGAGGGCTGGCTGTTCAGTGCCGACCTGTTCCTGGGTGAGCGGGTCAAGTACCTGCGACGGGACGAGCGGCTGGGCGATAGTCTTGAATCGCTGCGCCGCGTCGCCGCCCTCCCGGTCACCCGGCTGTTCTGCGGCCTCGGCGCGGTGATGGACGACGGCCGAGGAGCCCTGCGCGGCAAGCTTGCCTATTGGGAGGAGGTCTGCCAGCGGGTTGTGGGGCTGCGCGCCGCCGGCATGTCCGCGGCCGAGATAAGGCGCTCCATTCTTGGAGCCGAAGGATTCATGCGGTGGATCAGCTCGGGCGACTTCTGCAAGCAGTACCTGGTGGACCAGGTGCTTTCAATCGGTGCCCGGGGTTCATCTCAGGGACCGCCCGGCCAACGAGACGCATGATGCAAGGCGGCATCGTACTGGTCGGCGGTGCGCTGGTGGACGTGCGCGCCACCGCCTCGGGCACGCTGGAGCCGGGCCGGTCCGTGCCAGGGAAGGCGCGGCTGCTGCCCGGCGGAGCCGCGCGCAACGTCGCCGTGAACCTGGCCCGCCTGGGCCACAGGGTGACCCTGTTGACCGCGGTGGGGGACGATCCGCTGGGCCGCTGGCTGGTGGATGCCACGGCCTGTCAGGGCGTGGATACGGGCGGTCTCCTGGTCCGCCCGCAGCCCACAGGGCTGTTCGTTACCGTGGGGAAGTGCAATGACGCCTCCTGGAGCGTCGCCGATGCCGGGCCGGTGGAGTCGCTGCGCCCGGCCGACTTGGAGCCCTGGCGTCGGGCAATTGCCGCGGCCGGGGTTCTCGTGAACGACGCCAACCTCTCACAGGACGCCCAGGCATTCCTGGTAGCGATGGCAGACAGCGTGCCGCGCGTCCTTCTGGCCACCTCGCCTGACAAAGCGGTGCGGCTACGGTCATCGCTCCGCGGCGCTGCGGCAGTGGTGTGCAACCGCGATGAGGCCGGCGTCCTGGCAGGGGTGGTAGGGGAGCCAGACTGGCAGGTCCTGGGCGCTGCGCTGGTGGCTGCCGGCGCCGGTCGCGCAGTTATCACGCAGGGTGAAGGGGGCGTCGGCGTGGTGGCGCCTGATGGGATGGCGTTCGAGCCGGCCGTCCGCGTTTCCATGGTGGATCCTACCGGAGCCGGCGACGCGGTCGCTGCGGCCGCGGTGCACGGCTACCTGACCGGCATGACACCGGCCCAGACGGCGGGTCTGGCCGTTTCAGCGGCGGCCTGCGTGGTGCAATCTTCCGAAAACACCCCGGCGGCGCTCGCCGCCCTACTGCGGACATGACCCCGCCCGCATCCTCCTGGATTCGCATCGCGCCGGAGATCACCGCCGCCCTCGACGCAGGCGGAGGGGTGGTGGCTCTTGAGAGCGCTGTGCTCTCGCACGGCCTGCCGCAGGCGCAGGGCCGCGCGCTGGCCCGTCGCCTAGATGGGACTGTTCGGATCGCTGGAGCGGTTCCTGCCCTGGTCGCGGTACGAGAGGGCCGCGTGGAGGTCGGGGTTGATCCTTCCGACGTAGGGTTTCTGTTCGATGCGGGCGTCGTGAAGATCTCCTCGCGTGACCTGGGTGCGGCCGTTGCGCTGCGGCAGTCCGGCGGCACAACGGTGGCCGGCACCCTTGTTGCCGCCCATGCCGCGGGCATCCGGGTGATGGCCACCGGTGGGATCGGTGGGGTTCACATCGGGGCCGAGGCCAGCCGGGACATCTCGGCGGACTTGCTTGCGCTGAGCCGCTTTCCGCTGGTCGTCGTGTGCGCGGGACCCAAGGCGATCTGCGATCCCCACTGGACCTGGGAGGCCCTGGACACCCTGGGTGTCTCAGTTGTCGGCTTTCGCACCGATACGCTGCCCGCGTTCCTGGCGCGCTCCACAGGCATCGCGGTGTCATGCCGCGTCGAGACCGCCCGCGATGTGGCCGCGATCGCGAAGTCCAAGGCAGAGATGCGCGATCCGTCGGCGCTGCTCGTGGTGCAGCCCCCTCCTCCGGAGGTCGCGATGGATGGGCAGGGGCTGTCCCGCGCTGTCACCACGGCTCTGGAGCGGGCCAGGGCCGCGGCGGTGGGCGGCGCAGCCCTGACCCCCTATCTGCTGAGGGAGATCGCCGAGGTCACGGAAGGTGAGGCGTTGGCTGCCAACCTTGCCGTCCTGGAGGCCAACGCATCGCTGGCCGCGGCGGTGGCCGTGGAGATCTCCCACCCGGGCAGGGACGCGCGGCACGGAAAAGGAAAACAAGGATAACGTGACAACGTCGCCGCGGCTCCAGGACCAGCACGACGCCGCCCAAATCGGCGCCACCCTGCGGTCAGCACGCGCGGCCCGCGGCATCTCCCTGGCCGAGCTGCACGCCCGCACGAAGATCAGCACCGGCTACCTTGTCGCGCTCGAGGAAGGGCGCCTGGGCGCGCTGCCTCCTGTGGCGTTCACCCGCGGGTTCCTGCGGACCGTGGCAGGCGAGCTGGGCGTGGATCCCGAGCCCCTGGTACGGAGTCTCAACGCGGCCATGGCAGCGGAGGGAGCAGAACGGCCGGAGGGCTGGCAGCGCATGGGATCGGCTATCGTTACGGTGGCAGCGACGTCGCCGCTGAAGCGGCGCGCGATCTCCCTCGTGCTCGTGGCGCTCCTTGTCTTTCTCGCAACGGTCGTTCTCATGACCCTGCAGCTGCGGGAGTTCGCGCAGCCCGTGCCGTCGGCCGCCCCGCCGGATGGCGCAGCCACGCCGGCGGCCCCGGCTCCATCCCCGGTTTCCCCTCCGGAGGTGGGGCCACGAGAGGCGCAGCCACCATCCGGCGCCACGCCCGCGGACCGGGAAGTGACGGTCGAGGTGCGGGCGACGGGCCGATCCTGGCTGCTCGTTCAGGCCGGGAGGGGGACCCTCTTCGAAGGGTTCATCAATGCCGGAGGCGTGATGCGGTGGCAGAGCCGAACCCCGATCTCGCTCCGCGCGGGCAACGCCGGCGCCGTTACCCTGGTTGTGAACGGATCTGCACTCGGAACCTACGGGCGGCCGGGTGAGGTTGTGGATCGAACCTTCCAGCCGGGCGCACCTCCGTGAGAGGCGTCGGGGAGTCGTCAGGACGCGATGCGCGCTGAGTTGATCTCCGTTGGTACCGAGCTGCTCCTCGGGCAGATCACCGACACAAACGCGACCTATCTGGCGAGGCTCCTGGCATCTTATGGCGTGGACGTGCTCGCGAAGCAGACCGTGGGCGACAACCTTGAGCGCGTCCGCGCGGCCGTGAGCCTCGCGTTGACACGGTCGGATCTTGTGATCACGACAGGAGGCCTGGGGCCCACCGAGGACGACCTTACGGCCGAGGCAGTGGCGCTCGCCGCAGGGCTGCCGATGGTCCGCCACGAGGAGACCGCCGACCGTATCGCCGGCTTCTTCGCCAGGCGCGGCCGAACGCCCGTGGCCTCGGTCTTTCGGCAGGCCCAGATACCATCTGGGGCGCAGGTCATTCCAAACCGAAGAGGCACCGCGCCGGGCCTGCTCGTTCCTATCGGCCAGCAGGTGGTCTTCATGTTTCCCGGTGTGCCGGCGGAGATGGAGGCGCTGGTCGCCGATGGGCTGGTGCCCTGGCTGGCTGAGCGCGTTGGAGATCAGGTCATCCGGTCGCGCGTGCTGCGCATCGCCGGCATGGGTGAGTCGCTGGTCGAGGAACGGGTTCGGGACCTCGTGCACGGCGCCAACCCAACGGTGGCGCCGCTTGCCAAGTTGGGGGAGGTTCACCTGCGGATCACGGCCAAGGGTCCGCCCGCCACGGCATCCGCCCTGATAGACCAGGCCGAAGCCGGGCTCAGGGAGAGACTTGGGGATGCGGTCTTCGGCGTGGACGACGAGACGCTGCAGGCCGCGGTAGCCCGGCTCCTGATTGAGCGAGGACTGACCCTGGCGATCGCGGAGTCGTGCACGGCAGGCGTGCTGGCCTCGCGCCTGACCGAGATCCCGGGCAGCTCGGCGTTCATGCTGGCCGGGTTTGTGGCCTACAGCAACGAGGCGAAAGTACGTGATCTCGGCGTGGAGGCAGAGACCATCGCCGCGCACGGCGCTGTCAGCGCCGAGGTGGCCGGGGCGATGGCCGAGGGCGCCCGGGCGCGGGCGCGAGCCCGCGTCGGCGTGGCCGTCACGGGCATAGCCGGGCCCGACGGCGGCACGCCGGCCAAGCCGGTCGGGCTGGTGTATCTCGCCACTGCAACGGACGCCGGCACGCGCACCGAGGAGGTTCGCTTCGGCGCCGAGGCCGGCAGAGCAGGAATACGCCACCTGGCCGCACAGGCCGCGCTCAACCTCATCCGGCTTT
Proteins encoded in this window:
- a CDS encoding ABC transporter permease, giving the protein MLAALLNVALLASAVRLTVPILLTALGAVYSERGGVVNIGLEGIMIMGTFFGASVTHLVATILPVHGSEAGATHAIAPVAGMLAAMAAGVLFSLVHAVVAVTFRVNQIISGVVLNLLAVGLARFLNILFFGVATQSPGINGFEPWSVPVLRDVPALAPLATGISPVIPSALVLLGLGHWVLLRTVFGLRLRAVGEHPLAADTLGINVTVMRYAGVLISGALAGLAGGYLSIEQGRGYLEGMTQGRGFIALAAMIFGNWWPVGALGASALFGYFDALSLRVVHTRIPYQFITVLPHIATIFVLAGFMRRAVPPAADGIPYTKEEA
- a CDS encoding DUF4115 domain-containing protein — protein: MRRWLPTLPSWRPTHRWPRRWPWRSPTRAGTRGTEKENKDNVTTSPRLQDQHDAAQIGATLRSARAARGISLAELHARTKISTGYLVALEEGRLGALPPVAFTRGFLRTVAGELGVDPEPLVRSLNAAMAAEGAERPEGWQRMGSAIVTVAATSPLKRRAISLVLVALLVFLATVVLMTLQLREFAQPVPSAAPPDGAATPAAPAPSPVSPPEVGPREAQPPSGATPADREVTVEVRATGRSWLLVQAGRGTLFEGFINAGGVMRWQSRTPISLRAGNAGAVTLVVNGSALGTYGRPGEVVDRTFQPGAPP
- a CDS encoding competence/damage-inducible protein A; the protein is MRAELISVGTELLLGQITDTNATYLARLLASYGVDVLAKQTVGDNLERVRAAVSLALTRSDLVITTGGLGPTEDDLTAEAVALAAGLPMVRHEETADRIAGFFARRGRTPVASVFRQAQIPSGAQVIPNRRGTAPGLLVPIGQQVVFMFPGVPAEMEALVADGLVPWLAERVGDQVIRSRVLRIAGMGESLVEERVRDLVHGANPTVAPLAKLGEVHLRITAKGPPATASALIDQAEAGLRERLGDAVFGVDDETLQAAVARLLIERGLTLAIAESCTAGVLASRLTEIPGSSAFMLAGFVAYSNEAKVRDLGVEAETIAAHGAVSAEVAGAMAEGARARARARVGVAVTGIAGPDGGTPAKPVGLVYLATATDAGTRTEEVRFGAEAGRAGIRHLAAQAALNLIRLSVLER
- a CDS encoding pseudouridine-5'-phosphate glycosidase, with product MTPPASSWIRIAPEITAALDAGGGVVALESAVLSHGLPQAQGRALARRLDGTVRIAGAVPALVAVREGRVEVGVDPSDVGFLFDAGVVKISSRDLGAAVALRQSGGTTVAGTLVAAHAAGIRVMATGGIGGVHIGAEASRDISADLLALSRFPLVVVCAGPKAICDPHWTWEALDTLGVSVVGFRTDTLPAFLARSTGIAVSCRVETARDVAAIAKSKAEMRDPSALLVVQPPPPEVAMDGQGLSRAVTTALERARAAAVGGAALTPYLLREIAEVTEGEALAANLAVLEANASLAAAVAVEISHPGRDARHGKGKQG
- a CDS encoding MBL fold metallo-hydrolase gives rise to the protein MILIRRYGPVTQIRMARALARRPLYWTCAYHVDGLLIDTGCVHTAGELAAALDGSGLTQLVNTHHHEDHVGGNAAIGARFGVQAHIHPLGIERLRHPDAHLPLYRRVVWGRPAPYDPLPLGDSVATDRYSFHVLHAPGHSTDQVVLFEEREGWLFSADLFLGERVKYLRRDERLGDSLESLRRVAALPVTRLFCGLGAVMDDGRGALRGKLAYWEEVCQRVVGLRAAGMSAAEIRRSILGAEGFMRWISSGDFCKQYLVDQVLSIGARGSSQGPPGQRDA